A region of Salvia splendens isolate huo1 chromosome 17, SspV2, whole genome shotgun sequence DNA encodes the following proteins:
- the LOC121773255 gene encoding ras-related protein RABB1c-like, which produces MSYAYLFKYIIIGDTGVGKSCLLLQFTDKRFQPVHDLTIGVEFGARMITIDTKPIKLQIWDTAGQESFRSITRSYYRGAAGALLVYDITRRETFNHLVSWLEDARQHANPNMTIMLVGNKCDLAHRRAVSTEEGEQFAKEHGLIFMEASAKTAQNVEEAFIKTASTIYKKIQDGVFDVSNESYGIKVGYGGIPGPSGGRDGSSSQVGGCCS; this is translated from the exons ATGTCTTACGCATATCTCTTCAAGTATATCATCATCGGCGATACCG GGGTGGGGAAGTCATGCCTTCTTCTACAGTTCACCGACAAGCGTTTCCAGCCAGTGCATGACTTGACTATTGGAGTCGAATTTGGGGCTCGGATGATTACAATAGATACCAAGCCCATTAAGCTACAGATATGGGACACG GCTGGACAAGAATCCTTCCGATCCATCACAAGGTCATATTACAGAGGAGCTGCGGGTGCACTTTTGGTCTATGACATAACTAG GAGAGAAACCTTTAATCACTTGGTAAGCTGGCTAGAAGATGCAAGGCAGCATGCAAATCCAAACATGACAATTATGCTGGTAGGCAACAAATGTGATCTTGCCCATCGAAGGGCTGTTAGCACAGAAGAAGGAGAACAATTTGCGAAAGAACATGGGTTGATTTTCATGGAAGCATCTGCAAAAACTGCTCAGAATGTAGAGGAG GCTTTTATCAAAACAGCCTCAACAATATATAAGAAGATCCAAGATGGAGTTTTTGATGTTTCAAATGAG TCATATGGAATAAAAGTAGGTTATGGTGGAATTCCCGGGCCATCTGGTGGAAGGGACGGTTCTTCTTCTCAAGTTGGAGGTTGCTGCAGCTGA